From Quercus lobata isolate SW786 chromosome 1, ValleyOak3.0 Primary Assembly, whole genome shotgun sequence, one genomic window encodes:
- the LOC115952970 gene encoding uncharacterized protein LOC115952970 has translation MASVCISNCIEDTRVPVRPTYTNLYKWPESDAEFVRSVSSNGHRAAGARPHPTVVDSISCRQMFLRSYTFSRKESVPEKTKKCLEKVKLRMASGNKSNKTKSTTIDEKKRPGRGVFMKAKEGSCNALFTFFRRLLFCTAKVDVVDDI, from the coding sequence ATGGCCTCGGTTTGCATATCAAACTGCATCGAAGACACCCGTGTACCAGTCCGACCAACCTACACCAACCTTTACAAATGGCCAGAATCCGACGCCGAGTTCGTGAGGTCCGTAAGCTCTAATGGGCACCGTGCTGCCGGGGCGCGTCCGCACCCTACAGTGGTGGACAGCATTTCATGCAGGCAAATGTTCTTGAGGAGCTACACTTTCTCTAGGAAAGAGAGTGTCCCCGAAAAGACCAAGAAGTGTTTGGAGAAAGTAAAGCTGAGAATGGCTTCTGGAAATAAGAGCAATAAGACAAAGAGTACTACTATTGATGAGAAGAAAAGGCCTGGCCGTGGAGTGTTCATGAAGGCTAAGGAGGGTTCATGCAATGCCTTGTTCACCTTCTTCCGGCGCTTGCTATTTTGCACTGCCAAGGTTGATGTGGTTGATGATATCTGA